One Candidatus Omnitrophota bacterium genomic region harbors:
- a CDS encoding TrkA family potassium uptake protein, which produces MKQFAVIGLGRFGASVARALANKDQQVLAIDRNEEYVHDMMDIVTKAVCLDATDEKAVRSVGLQDVDVAICGIGTDIESSILITLLLKDLGIPEIVCKAISVQHKKVLEKIGATRVVLPERDMGDRLADTLISTSDKILDHIGLTGDSSIIEILPPEEFVGKTLRELDIRAKHGVNVIAIKKKVLQAEGDQAQEKETINVTPQADDVVASGDILVVFGQNDKIDELKKKAKEEQV; this is translated from the coding sequence ATGAAACAGTTCGCAGTGATAGGCCTGGGCAGGTTCGGCGCCAGCGTGGCGCGCGCGCTGGCCAACAAGGACCAGCAGGTCCTAGCGATAGACAGGAACGAGGAATATGTTCACGACATGATGGACATAGTCACCAAGGCGGTTTGCCTGGACGCGACCGATGAAAAAGCGGTAAGGAGCGTCGGGCTCCAGGACGTGGACGTGGCCATATGCGGGATAGGCACGGACATCGAGTCCAGCATACTCATAACACTTCTTTTGAAGGACCTGGGGATACCCGAGATAGTATGCAAGGCCATAAGCGTCCAGCATAAAAAGGTGCTTGAGAAGATCGGGGCCACCAGGGTGGTGCTCCCGGAAAGGGACATGGGCGACCGGCTGGCGGACACGCTTATATCCACTTCGGACAAAATACTCGATCACATAGGTCTTACCGGCGACTCCAGCATAATAGAGATACTGCCTCCGGAAGAGTTCGTGGGCAAGACACTCAGGGAGCTTGACATTCGCGCCAAGCACGGAGTGAACGTGATAGCCATCAAGAAGAAGGTCTTGCAGGCCGAGGGAGATCAAGCCCAGGAAAAAGAGACGATAAACGTCACGCCTCAGGCGGATGACGTTGTCGCCTCGGGCGACATACTGGTGGTTTTCGGCCAGAACGATAAGATAGACGAACTTAAGAAGAAGGCCAAGGAGGAACAAGTTTAG
- the pheS gene encoding phenylalanine--tRNA ligase subunit alpha: protein MDILSRLDDIKKDFKAELAAAAGEKALEEVRIKYTGRKGELTRILRSLGDLSPELKKEVGKKANILKKEFEEAISSSREEAQQIKARKKQEGIDVTLPGITERLGSLHPITQTMEKINDIFVSLGFRIAEGPEIETEFYNFEALNIPLDHPSRDAFDTFYIEGENLLRSHTSNVQIHVMQTQPPPVQAIMPGRVYRPDTVDATHSFMFHQVEGLMVDEDVTFADLKGTLSMFCKSMFGEEIRMRLRPHFFPFTEPSAEVDISCIMCKGKGCRVCSGNGWLEILGAGMVDPKVFEAVGYDAGKYTGYAFGMGVERIAMLQYGIDDIRLFYENDIRFLNQFR, encoded by the coding sequence ATGGATATATTAAGCAGGCTTGATGACATAAAAAAGGATTTCAAGGCGGAACTTGCTGCCGCGGCCGGGGAGAAGGCTCTTGAAGAGGTAAGGATAAAATACACAGGACGCAAGGGCGAACTTACGCGCATACTCAGGAGCCTGGGGGACCTTTCCCCGGAGCTCAAAAAAGAGGTGGGGAAAAAGGCCAATATACTCAAGAAGGAGTTCGAGGAGGCGATCTCCTCTTCCCGCGAAGAGGCGCAGCAGATAAAGGCGAGAAAGAAGCAGGAAGGGATCGATGTTACCCTGCCCGGGATAACCGAGCGGCTCGGCTCTCTTCACCCGATAACCCAGACCATGGAAAAGATAAACGACATCTTCGTCTCGCTGGGTTTCCGGATAGCCGAAGGCCCGGAGATAGAGACGGAGTTCTACAATTTCGAGGCTCTTAACATACCGCTGGACCATCCCTCAAGGGACGCTTTCGACACTTTTTACATAGAGGGGGAGAACCTCCTCAGGAGCCACACATCCAACGTCCAGATACATGTCATGCAGACCCAGCCGCCCCCGGTGCAGGCGATCATGCCGGGCAGGGTCTACAGGCCTGACACCGTCGATGCCACGCATTCGTTCATGTTCCACCAGGTGGAAGGTCTGATGGTGGATGAGGATGTAACCTTCGCGGACCTGAAAGGAACGCTTTCGATGTTCTGCAAGAGTATGTTCGGGGAAGAGATCCGGATGCGCCTCAGGCCGCACTTCTTTCCTTTTACCGAACCCAGCGCGGAAGTGGACATCTCCTGCATAATGTGCAAGGGCAAGGGCTGCAGGGTCTGTTCGGGCAACGGCTGGCTCGAAATACTGGGCGCGGGCATGGTAGACCCCAAGGTTTTCGAGGCGGTGGGGTATGACGCAGGCAAATACACCGGGTACGCTTTTGGCATGGGGGTTGAAAGGATCGCCATGCTGCAATACGGTATAGACGACATCAGGCTTTTTTACGAGAACGATATCCGGTTCCTTAATCAGTTCAGATAG